The proteins below are encoded in one region of Penaeus chinensis breed Huanghai No. 1 chromosome 25, ASM1920278v2, whole genome shotgun sequence:
- the LOC125038671 gene encoding uncharacterized protein LOC125038671 has translation MSQLYVSLMEIPDLSNSAEDVEKDTKSSNLWELTKRVCRSTVNDLRIYRSRRALIINLGIGFCINSYINFIMMIPFMMQANGFALQDSAWCISIFGICNLVTRLLVSPLTDWSKFNMRLCFMIGYAIISLTMYVFPLLTNLMWMGVVMGIAGCGIAANITLNNLIMIKYMGLEKLPQMFGSSALLIGCTFIVFGPFIGFVRDMTESYVISTWILASTSTCSLILWFFMPAAVAYDARMEAKIDTEKERV, from the exons ATGTCCCAATTGTACGTCTCCCTGATGGAAATTCCCGATTTGTCAAATTCAGCAGAGGACGTTGAGAAGGACACTAAATCATCTAATCTCTGGGAACTCACAAAACGTGTCTGTCGCTCTACAGTAAATGACCTCCGAATCTACCGCTCGCGAAGAGCTCTGATCATTAACCTAGGAATCGGATTTTGCATCAACAGTTACATCAATTTCATCATGATGATTCCCTTCATGATGCAGGCGAATGGATTCGCTTTGCAGGACTCGGCTTGGTGCATATCGATCTTCGGCATTTGCAACTTGGTGACTCGGCTGCTGGTGTCCCCACTAACTGACTGGTCGAAGTTCAACATGCGCCTGTGTTTCATGATTGGCTATGCTATCATATCTCTCACAATGTATG TTTTCCCATTACTGACCAACCTCATGTGGATGGGAGTAGTTATGGGGATCGCAGGATGTGGGATCGCTGCCAACATCACACTCAACAACCTCATTATGATCAAATACATGGGCCTGGAGAAACTGCCTCAGATGTTTGGGTCGTCGGCGCTTCTGATCGGGTGCACGTTCATTGTGTTCGGGCCCTTCATTG GCTTTGTACGCGACATGACCGAGAGTTATGTCATCAGTACCTGGATACTTGCTTCTACGTCAACCTGCAGTCTCATTCTGTGGTTCTTCATGCCCGCCGCTGTGGCCTATGACGCAAGGATGGAAGCCAAAATTGACACGGAAAAAGAACGTGTTTAA
- the LOC125038670 gene encoding monocarboxylate transporter 9-like — MQDTGTEDRIARSNEMKHGSEEDILKSCDKHEDEEAIPDNDMETQDNHHQAHITEKTQSFPETPLEPQESRDTQSSGLEEGPTTAKAASQSTMKPPDGGWGWFVALGSFINTALLFSLPVGFGILFSRFLMNLGTSSTTTAWIFNLQMFFWHVVGPFVRPLAREFGWRRPGIFGVLLISSSIMLSAFAPSAEFLFFSFSLLSGIGGGLVGTICFLIVPTYFERRRGIANTMLTTGICMGQIMGAPFIRYLQDEYAFTGAALIYGAILLNCLIGVSFFHPLKWHLKKTEVTENVASLDGSDPLISTAEKTEEESVQKVLTEDMKTQARMVRARMLARISESSCTSHTSRGSETSVMYVSMTGIIEVVDFALETEAKEKSSSLWEILKRVCLSTFSDLRIFRSRRALIINTGIALCINSYINFIMMVPFKMQQAGFTLQDSAWCVSILGLCNFVTRLIISPLTDWSKFNMRLCFMIGYAIIACSMYVFPLLTSLTWIAVTMAATGCGIAANITLNSLIMIKYMGIENLPPLFGASCLLLGGTFIAFGPFIGFVRDMTESYTFSIWLLATMSACSLILWFFMPAAVAYDAKMEVKMEREKERV; from the exons AGAAGCGATACCTGATAATGACATGGAAACACAAGACAATCACCATCAGGCTCATATCACAGAAAAGACACAAAGCTTTCCCGAAACGCCTTTAGAACCACAAGAGTCAAGGGACACACAAAGCTCTGGCCTGGAGGAAGGACCCACCACAGCGAAAGCAGCATCTCAGAGTACAATGAAGCCGCCTGACGGAGGCTGGGGTTGGTTCGTTGCCTTAGGCAGTTTCATCAATACG GCACTCCTGTTCTCGCTGCCTGTGGGTTTCGGCATCCTCTTCTCCCGCTTCCTGATGAACCTCGGGACGTCCTCCACCACCACAGCCTGGATATTCAACCTGCAAATGTTCTTCTGGCATGTGGTGGGCCCCTTCGTCAGGCCCCTCGCCCGGGAATTCGGTTGGAGGAGACCCGGGATCTTCGGGGTGCTGCTCATCTCCTCTTCCATCATGCTCTCCGCCTTCGCCCCGTCGGCAGagttcctcttcttctcgttctctcttctgaGTG GAATAGGTGGAGGGCTGGTTGGCACTATATGTTTCCTAATAGTACCTACCTACTTTGAGCGACGGCGAGGTATAGCAAATACAATGCTTACGACAGGCATATGCATGGGGCAGATCATGGGAGCTCCATTCATCCGTTATCTACAAGACGAATATGCTTTCACGGGAGCTGCCTTGATATACGGCGCCATCTTACTTAACTGTTTAATTGGAGTCTCCTTTTTCCACCCTCTTAAATGGCACTTGAAGAAAACGGAAGTCACGGAAAACGTTGCTTCGTTGGATGGCTCTGACCCTCTTATATCCACTgcagagaagacagaggaagagtcaGTTCAAAAGGTCTTGACTGAGGATATGAAAACTCAGGCAAGGATGGTCAGAGCAAGGATGCTGGCGCGAATCAGCGAGTCGTCTTGTACTTCCCACACTTCAAGAGGTTCGGAAACGTCGGTGATGTACGTGTCCATGACCGGGATTATCGAAGTAGTTGATTTTGCCTTAGAGACGGAGGCGAAAGAGAAATCTTCTAGTTTGTGGGAAATCTTAAAGCGCGTCTGTCTTTCAACGTTTTCCGACCTGCGCATATTCCGCTCACGAAGGGCACTAATCATTAATACAGGAATAGCTTTATGTATTAACAGCTACATCAACTTCATCATGATGGTCCCGTTTAAGATGCAACAGGCTGGCTTTACTCTGCAGGATTCGGCTTGGTGTGTATCGATCTTGGGTCTTTGCAACTTTGTGACCCGACTGATAATTTCTCCACTCACAGACTGGTCAAAGTTTAACATGCGCCTATGTTTCATGATCGGATATGCTATCATAGCATGTTCTATGTACG TTTTCCCACTGCTGACTAGCCTTACCTGGATTGCGGTGACCATGGCCGCTACTGGGTGTGGGATCGCAGCCAACATCACCCTCAACAGTCTCATCATGATAAAATACATGGGCATAGAaaaccttcctcccctttttggTGCATCTTGTCTCTTACTCGGAGGAACCTTCATAGCGTTTGGGCCTTTCATCG GCTTTGTACGTGACATGACCGAGAGTTACACCTTCAGCATATGGCTCCTGGCAACCATGTCGGCCTGCAGCCTCATTCTGTGGTTCTTCATGCCCGCCGCTGTGGCATACGACGCCAAAATGGAAgtcaaaatggagagagaaaaagaacgtgTTTGA